In Candida orthopsilosis Co 90-125, chromosome 4 draft sequence, the genomic stretch GGCGTGAGTGGTGACAGTGATGTAGCTGCTGGTGGCGGAGTTAAACTGAGTACGACGTCTACGTTGGCTAAACATAGTTCAACTTCGAATAAACCCAAGTCATGAGATAGAGATGAAGTATAATGAATGCtttctgatgatgaaagCAAATGATTGAGACAACAAACGGGGTTTAGGGTCTAGTGTTTAGAGTCTTAGGGTCCCGTGGTGTTCCACTGTTTTGTATCATAGTTTTGTAATATTTATTTGTTTTACGtattatttgttgtttcatttctttattgcatagtttatcaaaatataGACTCAATTTTTGACTAAGGAGTAAATGTGTTGTAGTTTGCAGGTGTTTTAGATGGGGGTGGTGGTAGATATATTTCTGGTTGGAGTTTTTCGTGATAATTACCCCAAATGACGtaaaaactttaaaattGTGGAcagaagaagcaaaaaaaaaacattttTCATGCATGAAGATTTGATCCGAGGTTCCTAAAAAATCTTAAAACTCAATTGGACGCAACTTTTCACTATAACTGTTGCAACTTGGAGTCTTGTTGAACATAACTACCAATAAGTGAGGCGAACATTATTGAATTGAGTGCATCACCATGACCATTGAAtcagatttggaaaaaaatagagttgaagaattaGACCACTTGCTTACTTTAATTAAACCGAAAATCCTTCAATACATTGCAGAAGCCGATCCTAATTCGTCTAAATATAAAGCTAGCTCATTAGGGACATACCATGAACCAAGTTTTTTAAAACAGGAATTAATCAATGATCTGGATAATAATTTAATGAAACCAGCTAATGAAGATCAATTATGGGAGATTATTGATAAAGTATTGGCGTATTCTGTCAACACCTGGAACCCTGGCTTTTTAGATAAATTATATGCTTCAAATAACCCCATTGGTGTCATTTCCGATATCATTTTAAGTGTATTGAATACAAATTCTCATGTGTATACAGTCTCACCAGTGTTGTCGGTGTTGGAAAATTATATTGGGAAAAAGTATGCTTCGTTGTTCTTCACCGATAATTTACAAACTTGTGGTGGGTTGACTTTCAGTGGTGGATCATGGTCTAATATCACTAGTATGCAAATTGCCCGAAGTATGAAGTTTCCCCTGACTAAGCAACACGGGAATGGTGATCATAAGTTTGCCATATATACTAGTAAACATTGTCATTATTCAGTCGTCAAAGGAGCTATTTTGTTGGGATTAGGAAGCGAAAATgttttcaaagttgatgTGACTAAGGAGGGCACTTTGAAAGTGGATGACTTGGAAAAAGTTATTGAACAGTCGATTGAGGATGGATATACTCCATTATATATAAATTCCACTGCAGGAACTACAGTGTTTGGATCATATGACCCATTCGAAGAGATTGCTAAAGTGGCTAAGAAGTACAATATCCATTTCCATATTGATGGATCATGGGGTGGTAATGTTGTATTCTCACCCACATACAAAGATCGATTAGCCGGATGCCAATACGCTGATTCAATAACTGTCAATCCACATAAGATGTTGGGTGTACCAACAACTTGCTCTTTTTTACTTATCCCTCATGTGGCCCATTTCCAAACAGCAATGTCATTACAAGCGCCCTATTTGTTTCATGGTCgtgataatgatgatgatgaaaattatgATTTGGCCGATGGAACTATGGGATGTGGACGTAGAGCTGATAGCTTTAAATTTTATTTGAGTTGGTTGTATTATGGACAAATTGGATTCCAACATCGTGTTGATCATGCGTACAAGATTCAAGAGCATTTCGTGAGTAGGATTACTTCCTATCCTGGTGATGTGTTTGAACTTGTGGGTCCAAAAACACCGCAATGTTTACaagtttgtttttattATCACCCGCCATCGGTAAAAGGAGATAAGTCCAGTGGTTCTGCTGGTGAGAGGAATACTGAAGTAACGAGATATATCTCCAGAGAGTTGCATAAACAAGGCAAGtatttggttgatttcaGTCCTAATCCTGAAGATGAATCACAAGGAGAATTTTTCCGAGTTGTTTTTAATTCACCCATATTGAGTGATAAagtagttgatgatttgattgaaagtATTGTGACAGTTGGTCAAGAGTTGCAATAAAGTTGGAATCGAAAATTTGTAGTTTGCTCGTTTCAAGTATATAGACTATGCgttctttttgtttgatagATCAGGTTTCTATATTAACGTTGTTGGCTCTTTAGTTACTAGTGATGAGCTCTGGCTGGGCTACATCTTGTAACTACATCAAGAGGGTCACAGTATGGGCACTCCAAAATTTTGGTCCTTCAATTTCGATGTTACATTTTGGTCCTCAATGTAACATCATcacacaacaaaattttcactGTACTGTAACATTACAAAAGCTTGTTTAGGAGAAAGCATAAGCAGCTGTAATTAGACCTCTACCCCACACACATACAGATACACGAGAGCAGTTCCCGAGGGTTGGAAACCATCTGCAGTAGAAAAAAAGTTATTTAGTTAAATAAGGTGCAAAATGAGTAAAGTAAGGAGACCTGTGCTATGAAACTAAAAGAGTGACGTTACAATCGGGAATAAAATTGTCTTTATGATCGCCCGATGTGCATATCTAAAGGAAGTGGAAAATTATACAATTGGGCATATAAGTTCAAATTCGTTTGAAATCGGACTTTTTTTTGCGACTATTCCGACAAGCCGCTATGTAGTTGAATTAGTCAGCCTAAGCTTCGAATACATTGTGgtatttctctttttcctttGGGTCGTTTTCGGTCGTACGATTCGAAAACTCTGCCCCAGATCACGCACAAGGTTTCGGAAGTATATACGGTGTACGGTATGCTTTTGTGCTTTGTGACGGGAAAAGATTTTCTGGGGTTGATTTTGGTCTTAAAGGTGTCCTTTTACTAAAAAGAGTTGCAAAGATGTATTCGTGTGACAGATGAGCTGGTGTCCTAATGAGAAATCGCCGTAAAAGTTTAAAGTCTATTTAGACGTTTTTTGGACTTTGGAATCGATGTGCTTCTTCGAAGAAAGGGCATTAGATTTAATTTGCAACTCATGATGATTGTTAGTGCGTACCAACGGAGCTGTACTGTATATGTGTTGCTCGTAAGATAAGCATTGATCTACAAAAGAGTTAACTCCCATTACCCAATGCCAGAGTCATTGAGCTCACTCTTTAAAGGGTTTGTTTTACGGTGTACCTTAAAGCacttgattgataatatCCAAGTTGTAGTCGATGTTACATTGTTTATGTCATTTGTAACCATGTTACATTTTGTATCTATATGCAGTACCCAAATTTCTTTATCTTCCAGTGTATTGGATCACAACTGCATCCGAAGAACACTATCAACAAGCAATCGACGTAGATAGGACAAATTATGGGTCTCGTGGTATTCCGAAATACAACATGTGCTCAGGACAGATGTAACGAACAAACTCGCTTCCGAAGTGACACCAATTACAGTATTCCGTAAATTGATAGAGCCGCACTATTTTTACCCAAATAGGTAAATAAATAACAGACACAAAAACCGACTTTTTAGCTCATTCGGCATCGTGACAGAGACacattcaaaaatttctcCGCCTTGGAAAGTCATACCAAACCGCTCCGTCACACGAGTTTAACACACTGGACCCACAGGTCACCCTCTTACTGTGTAAGGTCGTCCAGTTGTAGTTGTAAAAGAAATTATTATCGTTTATCTATTCTCTACCGGAAAAGTAAAACATATATTTAATTCGCCTCGATTCTTATGTTGCAATCTGTAAATAtaaaatacaacaacattgCACAATAGATCAAATGAAAGATAATTTAGTGGCATATCTATTACCAAGATTTGATTATCTTACACTAAAAGCATGTAACAGTCGTTTGAGTCTTAAAAAGCTTGTATAAACGAGAGTTATTTTAGTCTTGTAAGGcaaaaagtgaaaaagaaagttaAGTCAGTCGGCTTGTACTCGGAATAATCATCATGCATAAATTTTCTTAAGTGTaacattgttgttgtttgtttaatttGGAGCGGGGGAGAGGTACTGGAACGGCGTCTAAttctttgatgaaatttttgcaactttactttttttttctccaTCTCCAACAAAACACAATTTTAGCCTGCTTATCTATTTTTAATTATTGTCAACGTTTGATctaaaaaataaattgtataaatacaattggaaatcaCCAGGGgagtgatgatgaaaggGTTATAACTCATaacaatttatcaaacaGACCAGCCTACCTTTCCTCATACAGCCGCTTCAAACCGTTTAATTACAGATTTCCCCCACTTATCCACTTTATAAAAACTATTTAATGTCCGAGGAGAAAGCTACAGCACCAGTTGAAATtacttcaacttcatctgGCTCAAAGGATTTAGAAAATCACATTGGAGATGATCAAGTACATTTGGAATTAAAACATCATACCCTTGcagaaattgaagcaaGTGGGGCATGG encodes the following:
- a CDS encoding cysteine sulfinate decarboxylase: MTIESDLEKNRVEELDHLLTLIKPKILQYIAEADPNSSKYKASSLGTYHEPSFLKQELINDSDNNLMKPANEDQLWEIIDKVLAYSVNTWNPGFLDKLYASNNPIGVISDIILSVLNTNSHVYTVSPVLSVLENYIGKKYASLFFTDNLQTCGGLTFSGGSWSNITSMQIARSMKFPSTKQHGNGDHKFAIYTSKHCHYSVVKGAILLGLGSENVFKVDVTKEGTLKVDDLEKVIEQSIEDGYTPLYINSTAGTTVFGSYDPFEEIAKVAKKYNIHFHIDGSWGGNVVFSPTYKDRLAGCQYADSITVNPHKMLGVPTTCSFLLIPHVAHFQTAMSLQAPYLFHGRDNDDDENYDLADGTMGCGRRADSFKFYLSWLYYGQIGFQHRVDHAYKIQEHFVSRITSYPGDVFELVGPKTPQCLQVCFYYHPPSVKGDKSSGSAGERNTEVTRYISRELHKQGKYLVDFSPNPEDESQGEFFRVVFNSPILSDKVVDDLIESIVTVGQELQ